The proteins below are encoded in one region of Williamsoniiplasma luminosum:
- a CDS encoding PTS mannitol transporter subunit IICB: protein MEEVIKEINSKNESNPTKLFLKNNFNKIIVMRRVQKFGGWLSAMIMPVIGVIIGWGLLSAFFIPDGWTPVKAISDHVTGNLMTYLIPILIGYQAGKLVHGNRGGTIAAFVVFGVIVGNQFNPGFAADSKPTPQFLGAMICGPIGAGVLKGFDKLIEGKIKEGFEMLVNNFSLAILGAAMCLGAFYGMPYVINGISHVLGIIVKAAINAKLIFLAALIIEPAKLLFLNNAINHGVLTPLGLDMARETGKSILFLLEANPGPGLGMLVATIIFDKKSRGQAAGASVIHFFGGIHEVYFPFALMRPALIISLLGGGLVGDAIFQSFGAGLIGPASPGSIIAVYAMTKSEALNYAGVSVGIIGAAAASLGIASLIFLINRKKYKKMGQEELQASGQKVVQLKGKESKYIKTDVKKANVEVVKLDSIPKTIIFACEAGMGSSAMGASILKKKFKEAGIPMKVLNYAVKELPTDAEYVITQEKLTELAKNKAPNAVHKSINNFLNKEFYDKIIDEIKLEMDKSNEEGKTK from the coding sequence ATGGAAGAAGTTATAAAAGAGATAAATTCTAAAAACGAATCGAATCCAACCAAGCTTTTCTTGAAAAACAATTTTAACAAAATTATTGTGATGCGAAGAGTCCAAAAATTTGGTGGATGATTAAGTGCGATGATTATGCCAGTCATTGGTGTGATTATTGGTTGAGGATTACTATCAGCATTCTTTATTCCTGATGGATGAACACCCGTTAAAGCAATTAGTGACCATGTAACAGGAAATTTAATGACTTATTTAATTCCAATTTTAATTGGATATCAAGCCGGTAAGCTTGTTCATGGTAACCGTGGAGGGACTATTGCCGCCTTTGTGGTTTTTGGAGTAATTGTTGGAAATCAATTCAATCCTGGATTTGCAGCAGATTCTAAACCAACCCCACAATTTTTGGGTGCAATGATCTGTGGTCCAATTGGGGCTGGAGTTTTAAAAGGTTTTGATAAATTAATCGAAGGAAAAATTAAAGAAGGATTTGAAATGTTGGTCAACAACTTTTCACTAGCCATCCTTGGAGCAGCAATGTGTTTGGGAGCCTTTTATGGTATGCCTTATGTAATTAATGGTATTTCACATGTTCTAGGTATCATTGTTAAAGCAGCCATTAATGCAAAATTAATTTTCTTGGCAGCCTTAATTATTGAACCAGCGAAATTACTATTCTTAAATAATGCAATTAATCATGGTGTGTTAACCCCACTTGGTCTAGATATGGCTAGAGAAACAGGTAAAAGTATTTTATTCTTACTTGAAGCTAATCCAGGTCCTGGATTAGGTATGTTAGTTGCAACAATCATTTTTGATAAAAAATCAAGAGGACAAGCAGCAGGAGCAAGTGTTATTCATTTCTTTGGAGGTATTCATGAAGTTTACTTCCCATTCGCATTAATGCGTCCAGCATTAATAATTTCACTACTAGGTGGAGGATTAGTTGGAGATGCAATATTCCAAAGCTTTGGTGCAGGTTTAATTGGGCCAGCAAGTCCAGGTTCTATTATCGCGGTTTATGCCATGACTAAGTCCGAAGCTCTAAATTATGCTGGTGTTTCGGTTGGAATTATCGGGGCTGCGGCAGCTAGTTTAGGTATTGCTTCATTGATCTTTTTGATTAATCGCAAGAAATACAAAAAAATGGGTCAAGAAGAATTACAAGCTTCAGGACAAAAAGTTGTTCAATTAAAAGGTAAAGAATCAAAATACATTAAAACTGATGTTAAAAAAGCAAATGTTGAAGTTGTAAAATTAGATTCAATTCCAAAAACAATTATCTTTGCATGTGAAGCTGGAATGGGTTCTAGTGCAATGGGTGCTTCAATTTTGAAAAAGAAATTTAAAGAAGCTGGGATTCCGATGAAAGTATTGAATTACGCAGTTAAAGAATTGCCAACTGATGCTGAATATGTCATTACCCAAGAAAAATTAACTGAATTGGCGAAAAATAAAGCACCAAATGCAGTACACAAAAGTATAAACAATTTCTTAAATAAAGAATTCTATGACAAAATTATAGATGAGATTAAACTAGAAATGGATAAAAGTAATGAAGAAGGAAAGACAAAATAA
- a CDS encoding PTS sugar transporter subunit IIA yields MKKERQNKILYIFLSYKTINKYTLKNHLDISFKTLDRDINDLNDFLKPIKTYISKIDDNYILMNAQTHLILNFTKLNDEFLMISERLIFIILEILKNEHVQQARLLEDLQISKNILVEDLQKLKIILEKYDLELLWEKKGITIPDLSIEKLIPIISNNAVDIIFLKKNSTLLQYGDLSQLFSEYIYKKLVRYFKIDNFKIIYNHLVNLIIDQQNLSEINIAIMAMKITFYLNHSKNKNLNLLDSINFKKDLNNLYLSPHDQNILNSIWLKEDYKTNILSCVQEIENEIEKLFHHKLLLDEYIEERLTQHLIANIFNDKVDDLIIEEYKQNLYKYKNNYFEIFTIIALAIEKNFANQDLNLALTYELFIHIIIYLNTLLANVEAKILAVCVGGMGQSFMLKSFLKSLYPKSEIETSSLSLINKKKLPEYDLVISTIDIGNYKNANLIQFPIASILSQREQLSFFINLKIYEKLIGHNKIKKIFSPENVLINQNAKTKEEAILKCGNLLKELGYITDEYIDSMLERERHFSTYIGNWIAICHGMDGRGVLDNGIVIIHFEKPIMFEDQPTHFLVGLSAKNSQYNDFFEKMSIKLLEIDFVEELLKHPSRERIFKEFEL; encoded by the coding sequence ATGAAGAAGGAAAGACAAAATAAAATTTTGTACATCTTTTTAAGTTATAAAACAATCAATAAATATACATTAAAAAATCATTTAGATATAAGTTTTAAGACTCTGGATAGAGATATAAACGATTTGAATGATTTTTTAAAACCCATTAAAACGTATATTAGTAAAATTGATGATAACTATATCTTGATGAATGCTCAAACACACTTAATTCTGAACTTTACTAAATTAAATGATGAATTTTTAATGATTAGTGAACGCTTGATTTTTATAATCTTAGAAATTTTAAAAAATGAACATGTTCAGCAAGCTCGCTTACTTGAAGATTTACAAATTAGTAAAAATATTCTAGTTGAAGATTTACAAAAACTAAAAATCATTTTAGAAAAATATGATCTTGAATTATTGTGAGAGAAAAAAGGGATTACAATTCCTGATCTTAGCATTGAAAAATTAATTCCGATTATTTCCAATAATGCTGTTGATATCATCTTTTTAAAAAAGAATTCAACCTTATTACAATATGGTGATTTAAGCCAATTATTTTCAGAATATATTTATAAAAAGTTAGTTCGCTATTTTAAAATTGACAATTTTAAAATTATTTATAATCACTTAGTTAATTTGATTATTGACCAACAAAATTTAAGTGAAATTAATATTGCAATTATGGCGATGAAAATTACCTTCTATTTAAATCATTCCAAAAATAAAAATTTAAATTTATTAGATTCTATTAATTTTAAAAAAGATTTAAATAATTTATATCTTTCTCCGCATGATCAAAATATTTTAAACAGCATCTGACTTAAAGAAGATTACAAAACCAATATCTTATCTTGTGTTCAAGAAATTGAAAATGAAATTGAAAAATTATTTCACCACAAATTATTGCTAGATGAATATATCGAAGAAAGATTAACTCAGCATTTAATCGCAAACATTTTCAATGATAAAGTTGATGATTTAATCATTGAAGAATACAAACAAAATCTTTATAAATATAAGAATAACTATTTTGAAATTTTCACAATTATTGCTTTGGCAATCGAAAAAAACTTTGCAAATCAAGATTTAAATCTTGCCTTAACATATGAATTATTTATACACATCATAATTTATTTAAATACCTTATTGGCAAATGTTGAAGCTAAAATTTTAGCGGTTTGTGTTGGGGGAATGGGTCAAAGTTTTATGCTTAAAAGTTTTTTAAAATCTTTATATCCAAAATCTGAAATTGAGACATCTTCTCTTTCCCTAATCAACAAAAAGAAATTGCCAGAATATGATTTGGTCATTTCAACCATTGATATTGGAAATTATAAAAATGCAAATTTAATTCAATTTCCCATTGCCTCAATTTTAAGCCAACGAGAACAATTGAGTTTTTTCATAAATTTAAAAATTTATGAAAAATTAATTGGTCACAACAAAATTAAAAAAATCTTTAGTCCTGAAAACGTGCTAATTAATCAAAATGCCAAAACAAAAGAAGAAGCGATTCTAAAATGCGGAAATTTACTGAAAGAATTGGGTTATATCACCGATGAATATATTGATTCAATGCTTGAAAGAGAACGTCATTTTTCAACTTATATCGGAAACTGAATTGCGATTTGTCATGGCATGGATGGACGTGGGGTTTTGGACAATGGAATTGTGATCATTCACTTTGAAAAACCAATTATGTTTGAAGATCAACCAACACATTTTTTAGTTGGGTTGTCTGCTAAAAATAGTCAATACAATGATTTTTTTGAAAAAATGAGCATCAAACTGTTAGAAATTGATTTTGTTGAAGAGTTATTGAAGCACCCTTCAAGAGAAAGAATATTTAAGGAATTTGAATTATAA
- a CDS encoding PTS sugar transporter subunit IIA, translated as MLKKEHIFLNQKFNSKAEILNDIFLKFKKEKVDPVYIDSILEREKLASFYIGNKISIPHGTYEGMQSLKESLILFYHLKNEVIWDGEIVKIVIALAIKPEHQMEVLQNIAVNSMDEEFFEDLINFPTLEKIEQLTSSNE; from the coding sequence ATGTTAAAAAAAGAACACATATTTTTAAATCAAAAATTTAATTCCAAAGCAGAAATTTTAAATGATATTTTTTTAAAATTTAAAAAAGAAAAGGTCGATCCCGTTTATATTGATTCAATTTTAGAGCGGGAAAAATTAGCTTCCTTTTATATTGGAAATAAAATTTCGATTCCTCATGGAACTTATGAAGGAATGCAAAGCCTAAAAGAATCTTTAATTCTGTTTTACCATTTGAAAAATGAGGTTATTTGAGATGGAGAAATCGTTAAAATTGTGATTGCTTTAGCAATCAAACCCGAACATCAAATGGAAGTTCTGCAAAATATTGCAGTTAATTCAATGGACGAAGAATTTTTTGAAGATTTAATCAATTTTCCAACTCTTGAAAAAATTGAACAATTAACAAGTTCAAATGAATAA
- the plsY gene encoding glycerol-3-phosphate 1-O-acyltransferase PlsY has translation MRGQMYYLGIILASIIGYFIGSISWSIIVVKYVKGIDIRAVGSKNAGATNTTRELGKYWGFIVALLDGCKSVVTALIAMLFSMIPNDLFKETSYFIPMLFVLIGHCYPIYYKFKGGKAVASFMGFLFVANPFYFGFFLLVWFVVVWKTRKVSIASIVAALATCLIFIWLPWINGINSFSGGWNSWEQWQGVWSNPWLRFSWINYLHQLTAPISHHQFAENILAINTMILMGMTMLAYRHFPNIIRIKNHKEPKTFPTLTPEQKLEYKKHIKDRSKKQKK, from the coding sequence TTAAGAGGACAAATGTATTATTTAGGAATTATATTAGCATCAATCATCGGTTATTTTATCGGATCGATATCATGATCAATTATTGTTGTTAAATATGTTAAAGGGATTGACATCAGAGCTGTTGGCTCAAAGAATGCTGGTGCTACCAACACCACAAGAGAATTAGGAAAATATTGAGGTTTTATTGTTGCCCTTTTAGATGGATGTAAATCAGTTGTAACTGCTTTAATTGCAATGCTGTTTTCAATGATTCCCAATGATTTATTTAAAGAAACAAGTTACTTTATTCCCATGTTGTTTGTTTTGATTGGGCATTGTTATCCAATTTATTATAAATTTAAAGGTGGTAAAGCAGTTGCTTCATTTATGGGGTTTTTATTTGTTGCTAACCCATTTTATTTTGGATTCTTTCTACTGGTTTGATTTGTTGTTGTTTGAAAAACAAGAAAAGTGAGCATCGCAAGTATTGTAGCTGCACTTGCCACTTGTTTAATCTTCATCTGGTTACCTTGAATTAATGGGATTAATAGTTTTAGTGGTGGTTGAAATAGTTGAGAGCAATGACAAGGTGTATGATCAAATCCGTGGTTAAGATTTAGTTGAATTAATTATTTACATCAACTAACCGCACCAATTAGTCATCACCAATTTGCTGAAAATATTTTAGCAATTAATACAATGATTTTAATGGGAATGACAATGCTAGCATATCGTCACTTCCCAAATATTATTCGCATTAAAAATCATAAAGAACCAAAAACTTTTCCCACTCTAACTCCAGAACAAAAGTTAGAATACAAAAAACATATTAAAGATCGTTCTAAAAAACAAAAAAAATAA
- a CDS encoding YneF family protein, whose amino-acid sequence MNLTILASLEGGALAGTLVGVIIGGIIVGAIIGFFVTRLIVKKQLKDNPPITEGQIRAMYMSMGRKPSEGDIKKTINAMKKAKK is encoded by the coding sequence ATGAATTTAACAATATTGGCAAGCCTAGAAGGCGGAGCTTTAGCAGGGACACTTGTTGGAGTGATTATTGGAGGAATTATTGTTGGGGCAATCATTGGTTTCTTTGTAACCAGGTTGATTGTTAAAAAACAATTGAAAGACAACCCCCCAATTACTGAAGGTCAAATTCGTGCCATGTATATGAGCATGGGTCGTAAACCTAGTGAAGGTGACATTAAAAAAACCATCAACGCCATGAAAAAAGCAAAAAAATAA
- the tkt gene encoding transketolase: MKNNKGNDNLNAIRMLGIQAVNKANSGHPGIVLGAAPIIYSLFTENMNLYPKEAKWFNRDRFVLSAGHGSALLYAMLHLAGFKVSINDLKNFRQWGSNTPGHPELGLTDGVEVTTGPLGQGVTMGVGMAMAEAFLAAKFNKARLDIIDHHTFVLVGDGDLQEGISQEAISFAGFQTLNKLIVIHDSNDIQLDSEVSKANKEDMHKRFKAAGWNTILVKDGEDVVAISKAIEKAKKSNLPTYIEIKTVIGLGATKQGTSAVHGAPLGKDLAHTEEFFGWKYKDFEVPESTYEFYEKIVMERGKQTFKNWELLLNSYQTSYPNEYEELMNAIDGKWNFPQQEVETANPQKTQATRISSGSIFENVMRANPTMLGGSADLSSSTKIKGLDGDFTPKNRVGRNVMYGVREFGMTAINNGMAAHGGILPVASTFFVFTDYMKPALRLASLMKLQQLFVLTHDSVAVGEDGPTHEPIEQLAMLRTIPNHNVIRPADYAETMAAYKIGLESKQTPTSIVLTRQDLTEQKHQDVFAEVSKGAYVLQAKANAKVTLIATGSEVDLAVKVADALNKKKIATSVVSMPSMFLFEKQDANYKAQILNAKSLRVSIEMGTTYGWAKYVGENGLSFGIDRFGESAPGDVVMDKFGFNVENISEQIIKTLKTRKDA; encoded by the coding sequence ATGAAAAATAACAAAGGAAATGATAACTTAAACGCAATCAGAATGCTTGGTATTCAAGCTGTAAATAAAGCCAATTCTGGACATCCTGGAATTGTCTTAGGAGCAGCACCAATTATTTACTCTCTTTTTACAGAGAATATGAACCTTTATCCAAAAGAAGCTAAATGATTTAATCGTGATCGTTTTGTGTTGAGTGCAGGACATGGATCAGCATTGCTTTATGCAATGCTGCACCTTGCTGGTTTTAAAGTTTCAATTAACGATTTAAAAAACTTTAGACAATGAGGTTCAAACACTCCAGGTCACCCTGAATTAGGGTTAACTGATGGAGTTGAAGTTACAACTGGTCCTTTAGGACAAGGGGTTACAATGGGAGTTGGAATGGCAATGGCTGAAGCTTTTTTGGCCGCTAAATTCAATAAAGCAAGATTAGACATTATTGATCACCATACTTTTGTTTTAGTTGGTGACGGAGATTTACAAGAAGGAATTAGTCAAGAAGCGATTTCTTTTGCTGGATTCCAAACTTTAAATAAATTAATTGTGATTCATGATTCAAATGATATTCAACTAGATTCTGAAGTTAGCAAAGCTAACAAAGAAGATATGCACAAAAGATTTAAAGCAGCTGGATGAAACACCATTTTGGTCAAAGATGGCGAAGATGTTGTTGCGATTTCCAAAGCAATTGAAAAAGCAAAGAAATCAAATTTACCAACATATATTGAAATCAAAACAGTGATTGGATTAGGTGCAACAAAACAAGGAACTAGTGCTGTGCATGGAGCTCCTTTAGGAAAAGATTTAGCACACACAGAAGAATTTTTTGGATGAAAATACAAAGATTTTGAAGTGCCAGAATCAACATATGAGTTTTATGAAAAAATTGTGATGGAACGTGGAAAACAAACTTTCAAAAATTGAGAATTATTATTAAATTCATATCAAACTTCATACCCAAACGAATATGAAGAATTAATGAATGCAATTGATGGTAAATGAAACTTCCCGCAACAAGAAGTAGAAACTGCCAATCCTCAAAAAACTCAAGCAACAAGAATTAGTTCTGGGTCAATTTTTGAAAATGTTATGCGCGCTAACCCAACAATGTTGGGTGGAAGTGCTGATTTATCATCATCAACTAAAATCAAAGGTTTAGATGGAGATTTTACTCCTAAAAATCGCGTTGGAAGAAACGTGATGTATGGTGTGCGAGAATTTGGAATGACTGCGATTAATAACGGAATGGCAGCACATGGAGGAATTCTTCCAGTTGCTTCAACTTTCTTTGTTTTTACAGATTACATGAAACCAGCTTTACGTTTAGCATCATTAATGAAATTACAACAACTATTTGTTTTAACTCATGATTCTGTGGCTGTTGGTGAAGATGGTCCAACACATGAACCAATTGAACAATTGGCAATGTTAAGAACAATTCCTAATCACAATGTCATTCGTCCAGCTGATTATGCTGAAACAATGGCTGCTTACAAAATTGGTTTAGAATCAAAGCAAACACCAACAAGTATTGTTTTAACTAGACAAGATTTAACTGAGCAAAAACATCAAGATGTTTTTGCAGAAGTTAGCAAAGGTGCTTATGTTTTACAAGCAAAAGCAAATGCTAAAGTAACTTTGATCGCCACTGGTAGTGAAGTTGATTTAGCTGTTAAAGTTGCTGATGCTTTAAACAAGAAAAAAATTGCAACTAGTGTTGTTTCAATGCCATCAATGTTTTTATTTGAAAAACAAGATGCCAATTATAAAGCCCAAATTTTAAATGCAAAATCATTACGTGTTTCAATCGAAATGGGAACAACTTATGGTTGAGCTAAATACGTTGGTGAAAATGGTTTATCATTTGGAATTGATCGTTTTGGTGAATCAGCACCTGGAGATGTGGTCATGGATAAATTCGGCTTCAATGTTGAAAATATCTCTGAACAAATTATTAAAACACTTAAAACAAGAAAGGACGCATAA
- a CDS encoding DUF896 domain-containing protein, translated as MKKNEKVEAMQMDELIVKINEFAQLAKTRELNDEEKELRELLRNKYISIFRQGVKQQLENIKIVDEQGNEITKKKDGKNEK; from the coding sequence ATGAAGAAAAATGAAAAAGTAGAAGCAATGCAAATGGATGAATTGATTGTTAAAATCAATGAATTTGCCCAACTTGCAAAAACTCGAGAATTAAACGATGAAGAAAAAGAACTTCGTGAACTCTTGAGAAATAAATATATTAGTATATTTCGCCAAGGAGTTAAACAACAATTAGAAAATATTAAAATTGTTGATGAACAAGGCAACGAAATAACAAAAAAGAAAGATGGTAAAAATGAAAAATAA
- a CDS encoding GTPase: MKTCVGCGVELQIQDSKKIGFAIKMENDYCLRCFKMKNYGEYNSYEIETQPFFENIKKIVSRKDSKIIFYVIDVLDIKNSRDIKLEALIQNERVIVLVNKIDLMPKSIKQTKILNYVKEAFSDSEIKDLKFTTVSSFNQDSIKHLLGFVKKEKGNKYFIGFSNAGKSSLITALLREANLTSKTVISPFFNTTLNEIKIALDDEISFFDTPGINKKNSLSNLASVDQMKYFYFKKEMKQYTYQLESGQSIVVGGFFSINFDFKNNKTNDIHFYSSSQIDIHRTKTENVVRYWEKNLNLLKPQLIDSTINPYLWKLKNIKDKEIDIVISGLGWVSLKNFEKMEFSITILNEKYKNDFEKMIYLRKALI; this comes from the coding sequence TGTTGGCTGTGGAGTTGAATTACAAATTCAAGATTCAAAAAAAATAGGTTTTGCAATAAAAATGGAAAATGACTATTGTTTAAGATGTTTTAAAATGAAAAATTATGGTGAATATAATTCTTATGAAATTGAAACTCAACCATTTTTTGAAAATATCAAAAAAATTGTTTCAAGAAAAGATTCTAAAATAATTTTTTATGTCATTGATGTTTTAGACATCAAAAATTCAAGAGATATTAAATTAGAAGCCTTGATCCAAAATGAAAGAGTTATTGTTTTGGTGAATAAAATTGATTTAATGCCCAAATCAATTAAACAAACTAAAATTTTAAATTATGTTAAAGAAGCATTTTCAGATTCAGAAATTAAAGATTTAAAATTCACAACTGTTTCAAGTTTTAATCAAGACTCAATTAAACATTTGTTAGGGTTTGTTAAAAAAGAAAAAGGTAATAAATACTTTATTGGTTTTTCCAATGCTGGGAAATCAAGTTTGATAACAGCTTTATTAAGAGAAGCTAACTTAACATCTAAAACAGTCATTTCACCGTTTTTTAATACAACTTTAAATGAAATAAAAATTGCTTTAGATGATGAAATTAGTTTTTTTGACACTCCTGGAATTAATAAAAAAAATAGTCTTTCTAATTTAGCAAGTGTTGATCAAATGAAATATTTCTATTTCAAAAAAGAAATGAAACAATACACATATCAATTAGAGAGTGGTCAAAGTATTGTTGTTGGTGGTTTTTTCTCAATTAACTTTGATTTTAAAAATAACAAAACTAATGATATTCATTTTTATAGTTCATCTCAAATTGATATTCACAGAACTAAAACCGAAAATGTTGTTCGATATTGAGAAAAGAATTTGAATCTATTAAAGCCCCAATTAATCGATTCAACAATCAATCCATATCTTTGAAAATTAAAAAATATCAAAGATAAAGAAATTGATATTGTTATTTCAGGATTAGGGTGAGTATCGTTGAAAAATTTTGAAAAGATGGAATTTTCCATCACCATTCTGAATGAAAAATATAAAAATGATTTTGAAAAAATGATTTATTTGAGAAAAGCATTAATCTAA